One Bacillota bacterium genomic window carries:
- a CDS encoding sugar ABC transporter permease codes for MKHTVTTPGGSVQTTVAHDVAKPKRRARALVYRVGELLESYSMIAPAYMVFLVFIFIPVAWSFYLSLFNYSILSLRQPQFTGLANFIKMFKDSVFRVAIWNTLRYSLGTVPARLVLGLALALLLDQKHLSGKNLLRTVYFLPVVTSMVAASIVWTLVFNASEAGLANQMLKALGFPPKGWLADSRLAMLSVCIMSVWKELGYVMTIFLAGLQGIPPELHEAAAIDGATGWQRIRFITIPLLKPTTFFILVTEVIGSFQVFTQTYVMTGGGPGYSTTTLINLLYTKGFFEFDMGYASGLAVTLFLGLLLLSWVMRRAFRAEEIVY; via the coding sequence ATGAAGCACACGGTGACAACGCCAGGTGGCAGCGTTCAGACGACGGTGGCCCATGATGTCGCTAAGCCAAAGAGAAGAGCTCGGGCACTGGTGTACAGAGTTGGCGAGCTTCTGGAGTCGTACTCCATGATCGCTCCCGCCTACATGGTCTTCCTTGTGTTCATATTCATACCAGTGGCGTGGAGCTTCTACCTGAGCTTGTTCAACTACAGCATCTTGTCTCTTAGGCAGCCCCAATTCACCGGGCTCGCCAATTTCATCAAAATGTTCAAAGACAGCGTTTTCAGGGTCGCAATCTGGAACACCCTGCGTTACAGCCTGGGCACCGTGCCCGCACGCCTGGTGTTGGGTCTCGCGCTTGCGCTTCTGCTCGATCAGAAGCATTTGTCCGGCAAGAATCTCCTCCGGACTGTTTACTTCCTGCCCGTTGTCACCTCGATGGTTGCGGCTTCGATCGTGTGGACGCTGGTCTTCAACGCAAGCGAGGCCGGCCTCGCAAACCAGATGCTCAAGGCGTTGGGCTTCCCCCCGAAGGGGTGGCTTGCAGATTCCAGACTTGCAATGCTCTCCGTATGCATAATGAGCGTGTGGAAGGAACTAGGTTACGTCATGACCATCTTCCTTGCGGGCCTTCAGGGGATCCCGCCAGAATTGCATGAGGCCGCGGCGATCGACGGCGCAACAGGGTGGCAGAGGATCCGGTTCATAACCATCCCCCTGCTCAAACCAACGACTTTCTTCATCCTGGTCACCGAGGTCATCGGTTCTTTCCAGGTGTTTACACAAACGTATGTCATGACGGGCGGCGGGCCAGGCTACAGCACCACAACGCTGATCAACCTCTTGTACACAAAAGGGTTCTTCGAATTCGATATGGGGTACGCGAGCGGGCTCGCGGTTACGTTGTTCCTCGGTTTGTTGCTGTTGAGCTGGGTGATGCGCCGAGCCTTCCGGGCGGAGGAGATCGTCTACTAA
- a CDS encoding glycoside hydrolase family 3 protein: MLRRAISVRERWELRSVESASNCTSIESVLDSMNLKQKVGQMMMVGFPEPFHGELPPGVSELLRDPGIGGVAVLARNARTPESMRGLTTELQRAARAAGAAAPLFIHGDSEGGIVMQVTEGTCTFPGAMAIGATGSTRYAYEAAYAMGCEALAMGMNIVSAPVADVNAEPDNPIIGVRSFGDDPDEVSRLAEAMIRGFRDAGVVCEAKHFPGHGRTRYDTHEDLPTIDFPGEDLARVELAPFAAAIKAGVPAIMTAHIAYPALGAPRGVPATLSWDILTGLLRRKLLFDGIVITDCLEMRAIKDNYGPGQAAVAAVNAGADIVLMCHTLALQKQAIDALMTAVEDGTIPRARIDESVRRILRAKATWLGDFERAQVGYSKGLEIVGCGEHRLIEQEIARASITVVRDHRGILPLAPSTSDAYAVVYPSTMPLLRAEDARDKVSVLGEAVRTRCPRTREVDVPLRPAAEDIRHAVGTALEADVVIVVTSCKTPADEKAQGALVKALMETGKPIVTLAIRNPYDLRAYPEVETYLVTYGYRDCSIRAAAEVMFGEIRPQGRLPVAIPGLYPRGHGIRF; this comes from the coding sequence ATGCTGAGGCGTGCGATAAGCGTGCGGGAAAGGTGGGAGCTGAGATCTGTGGAGAGCGCAAGCAATTGCACAAGCATTGAGTCGGTCCTGGACTCTATGAACCTCAAGCAGAAAGTCGGCCAGATGATGATGGTAGGCTTCCCGGAGCCCTTTCACGGAGAGCTGCCGCCGGGGGTCAGCGAACTCCTTCGGGATCCCGGCATAGGCGGGGTTGCGGTCCTTGCAAGAAACGCAAGGACCCCGGAGTCGATGAGAGGTCTCACTACTGAGCTGCAAAGAGCAGCTCGTGCCGCAGGAGCTGCTGCGCCTCTATTCATCCACGGGGACAGCGAAGGCGGCATAGTCATGCAGGTGACTGAGGGCACTTGCACATTTCCAGGTGCCATGGCTATCGGGGCGACGGGCAGCACGCGGTATGCCTATGAAGCGGCATACGCAATGGGCTGCGAGGCTCTCGCCATGGGCATGAACATTGTGTCTGCGCCTGTTGCAGACGTGAACGCGGAACCCGACAACCCGATAATCGGGGTCCGGTCGTTCGGGGATGATCCCGACGAGGTGTCGCGGCTCGCCGAGGCCATGATCCGAGGATTCCGCGACGCGGGTGTGGTCTGTGAGGCCAAGCACTTTCCAGGTCACGGAAGGACGAGGTACGACACCCACGAGGACCTGCCGACGATAGATTTCCCCGGCGAAGACCTGGCAAGAGTGGAGCTCGCGCCATTCGCCGCAGCCATCAAGGCCGGCGTGCCGGCCATAATGACTGCCCACATCGCATACCCGGCACTCGGCGCCCCTCGCGGTGTGCCTGCGACGCTGTCGTGGGACATCCTGACAGGGCTTCTCCGCCGCAAGCTCTTGTTTGACGGGATCGTCATTACAGACTGCTTGGAGATGCGGGCGATCAAAGACAACTACGGCCCTGGGCAGGCTGCCGTGGCGGCTGTGAACGCCGGTGCCGACATCGTCTTGATGTGTCACACGTTGGCTCTTCAGAAACAGGCAATTGATGCCCTCATGACAGCCGTCGAAGATGGTACCATCCCGAGGGCGCGGATCGACGAGTCCGTGCGCAGGATCCTCCGTGCCAAGGCGACCTGGCTCGGCGATTTCGAGAGGGCCCAGGTCGGGTACAGCAAGGGGCTGGAGATAGTAGGTTGCGGGGAACACAGGCTCATAGAGCAGGAAATTGCTCGGGCCTCCATCACGGTTGTCAGGGACCACCGGGGCATACTGCCTCTGGCTCCGTCCACCAGTGATGCGTACGCGGTCGTGTACCCCTCAACCATGCCTCTCTTACGCGCAGAAGACGCTCGGGACAAGGTAAGCGTGCTTGGGGAAGCTGTCAGAACCCGTTGTCCTCGGACGAGAGAAGTGGACGTCCCTCTACGGCCTGCCGCCGAGGATATCCGTCACGCTGTGGGTACGGCACTTGAGGCTGACGTGGTCATCGTGGTAACGTCGTGCAAGACTCCGGCGGACGAGAAAGCTCAGGGCGCTTTGGTGAAGGCTCTGATGGAGACCGGTAAACCTATCGTGACTCTCGCCATCAGAAATCCATACGATTTACGAGCATACCCCGAGGTGGAGACCTATCTCGTCACGTATGGGTATCGCGATTGCTCGATACGGGCAGCGGCGGAAGTCATGTTCGGTGAGATACGTCCCCAGGGCAGGCTTCCGGTGGCAATCCCGGGGCTGTACCCAAGGGGGCATGGAATCCGGTTCTGA
- a CDS encoding carbohydrate ABC transporter permease — MTGGRSGRIQAYILEALKCAALILGALVMAAPFLWMISTSLAPDSVIISYRLIPTDVTLANYVKAWNFSRSFDESVSLGTFFLNSLIVSVLITGPALIIDSLAGYVLARRRVPGKNLLFYLALGTMMVPFYVIAIPLYLVVRRLGWLDSYQGMIVPFLASGFGIFMFKQFFQTIPQDLEDAARVDGCSAFRTYMSIMLPLAKPVTATMAIFKAMWSWNLFFWPLLIINNIRLKTLPLALTMFRGLNVTQWGTLCAGMTLATLPIVIVYLSMQNLFQKGIMIGSIKG, encoded by the coding sequence TTGACTGGAGGACGCAGCGGACGCATTCAGGCATACATCTTGGAGGCACTCAAGTGTGCAGCCTTGATACTCGGCGCACTTGTGATGGCGGCACCGTTTCTTTGGATGATTTCGACTTCACTTGCTCCTGATTCGGTCATCATATCATACCGGCTGATCCCGACAGATGTCACGTTGGCCAATTACGTGAAGGCATGGAACTTCTCCCGCAGCTTCGATGAATCCGTAAGCCTTGGCACGTTCTTCTTGAACAGCCTCATAGTAAGCGTGCTCATCACGGGACCGGCGCTGATAATCGACTCTCTCGCAGGCTACGTCCTGGCTAGAAGGAGGGTCCCGGGGAAAAATCTTCTGTTCTACCTTGCCCTGGGAACCATGATGGTCCCGTTTTACGTGATCGCCATCCCGCTGTACCTGGTCGTACGGAGATTGGGGTGGTTGGATTCATATCAAGGCATGATCGTGCCGTTCCTGGCCAGCGGTTTCGGCATCTTCATGTTCAAGCAGTTCTTTCAGACGATTCCTCAAGACCTCGAGGATGCGGCGCGAGTGGACGGCTGCTCTGCGTTTCGCACATACATGTCCATAATGCTTCCTCTCGCGAAGCCGGTCACGGCCACCATGGCGATATTCAAGGCAATGTGGTCATGGAACCTCTTCTTCTGGCCTCTTCTCATCATCAACAACATCAGGCTCAAGACGCTTCCGCTGGCTCTCACGATGTTCAGGGGCCTGAACGTGACGCAGTGGGGGACGCTGTGTGCCGGGATGACTCTTGCAACTTTGCCGATAGTCATCGTGTACCTGTCGATGCAGAACCTGTTCCAAAAGGGCATTATGATCGGCTCGATAAAGGGTTGA
- a CDS encoding ABC transporter substrate-binding protein, which translates to MPRFSRVLKRFALVSVACLAVMLIAVPLASAAKKVTITFWQAGGSPETSALVRQLIDEFEAANPDIQVNFQAIPWAEDPHTKFQAAIVGGTIADVFTVGDPFELVLAAAGGLEPLDAYIPQATKNDFLPQFIERATYNGKLYALPWFGTVRAMFYRKDLLAAAGVPEPTTSWTWEEFLTYAKKLTRDLNGDGVIDQYGFGTSGRYVSQYQPFVRQNGVDFVDEKRNVATANDAAVIEAMQFYIDLVRTHKVTPPGITTINLQEIQKMFAEGKVAMFFDCEDTAAMFSKEPALTGKFGIGMLPHKKGHAAYAGTDVLVMSKQSKNKEAAWKFIEFFLSPKCMAEYCKLTGFSPARKSLAEHGYFKDPIRQAFAKQLEVGGYFYFKHPKASSFSSAIRAEVQEAMEGKKTVKQAMDDLQKKLEEILKQP; encoded by the coding sequence ATGCCACGGTTTTCGAGAGTACTGAAGCGGTTTGCCTTGGTCTCCGTTGCGTGTCTGGCGGTCATGCTGATAGCCGTTCCGCTGGCGAGCGCCGCCAAGAAGGTTACCATCACCTTCTGGCAGGCTGGTGGCAGCCCTGAAACCAGCGCGCTTGTGCGCCAGCTCATCGACGAGTTCGAAGCTGCGAACCCGGACATACAGGTGAATTTCCAGGCGATCCCGTGGGCCGAAGACCCACACACCAAGTTCCAGGCTGCCATAGTAGGTGGCACTATTGCGGATGTCTTCACCGTCGGTGACCCGTTTGAGCTCGTGCTTGCAGCGGCGGGCGGGCTGGAACCACTTGATGCATATATACCGCAGGCGACGAAGAACGACTTCTTGCCCCAGTTCATTGAGAGGGCCACGTACAATGGAAAGCTCTACGCTCTCCCGTGGTTTGGCACTGTACGCGCGATGTTCTACCGAAAGGACCTCTTGGCGGCCGCTGGCGTCCCTGAGCCGACGACCAGCTGGACCTGGGAAGAGTTCTTGACATATGCGAAGAAGCTGACACGCGACCTCAACGGCGACGGGGTGATCGATCAGTACGGGTTCGGGACCTCGGGGCGTTATGTCTCACAGTATCAGCCCTTCGTGCGTCAGAATGGTGTCGACTTCGTGGACGAGAAGCGGAACGTGGCTACCGCCAATGACGCTGCTGTCATTGAGGCTATGCAGTTCTACATCGATCTCGTTCGAACCCATAAGGTCACGCCGCCAGGCATAACCACGATAAACCTGCAAGAGATCCAGAAGATGTTCGCTGAAGGCAAGGTGGCCATGTTCTTCGACTGTGAGGACACTGCTGCGATGTTCTCCAAAGAGCCTGCGCTTACAGGGAAGTTCGGGATCGGCATGCTGCCGCACAAGAAGGGTCACGCGGCTTACGCGGGGACTGACGTGCTCGTCATGTCGAAGCAGTCAAAGAACAAGGAAGCTGCATGGAAGTTCATAGAGTTCTTCCTCTCGCCGAAGTGTATGGCTGAGTACTGCAAGCTCACCGGTTTCTCCCCGGCGAGGAAGTCTCTAGCAGAACACGGGTACTTCAAGGATCCCATCAGGCAGGCGTTTGCCAAGCAGCTCGAGGTCGGCGGGTACTTCTACTTCAAACATCCCAAAGCTTCGAGCTTCTCAAGCGCGATACGCGCAGAGGTTCAGGAGGCTATGGAAGGCAAGAAGACGGTCAAACAGGCCATGGATGACCTCCAGAAGAAGCTGGAAGAGATACTGAAACAGCCCTGA
- a CDS encoding family 10 glycosylhydrolase, with product MTGALRRGSVVLVAAFLLVVLGGGITVSAAGGHQEYGVRGVWLWGSTVRDVGAEAIAKDLEANYVNVVFLLVRGTAGTAGYSSSLAPVVDPSRDVLAEMIAACHPRGIEVHAWFVFNQDKAYTDAHPEDRVWHRGKPDSGDKPYEITDGRVCPDSQAHLEYTNAMIREVLEKYDVDGIHLDYIRYGHAVYCFCPHHYEKAAELGIDIERVREALGKTFYSGSWGAADPQYVFDAYENEAYPEHRDVKAWVDMRADEVRAAIESMRSVVKQLKPNVAFSASLMPEGALADSKTFALCHYGQRYCDADLYDFICPMAYHADYGKTPAWVGTVTQGAIAESDGKPRVYAGVQAYGKVTPQDLADAVNTARVSGADGFVLFKYGDISSEEWSAVNQASCDIAEGPPR from the coding sequence ATGACAGGAGCTCTTCGGAGAGGCTCTGTAGTCCTCGTTGCGGCTTTCTTGCTTGTGGTATTGGGCGGGGGCATTACCGTATCTGCTGCCGGAGGCCATCAGGAATATGGGGTCAGAGGGGTGTGGCTGTGGGGAAGCACTGTGCGAGACGTGGGTGCTGAGGCGATAGCGAAGGATTTGGAAGCAAACTACGTGAACGTGGTGTTCCTGCTGGTGAGAGGGACCGCTGGGACGGCGGGTTATAGTAGCAGCCTTGCCCCGGTGGTTGATCCCTCTAGAGATGTGCTTGCGGAGATGATAGCTGCCTGCCATCCCAGAGGGATCGAGGTCCACGCATGGTTTGTCTTCAACCAGGATAAGGCATACACAGATGCGCATCCCGAGGACCGCGTTTGGCACCGGGGAAAACCTGATTCAGGGGATAAGCCCTATGAGATCACCGATGGGAGAGTGTGTCCCGATTCTCAAGCTCACCTCGAATACACCAACGCGATGATCCGGGAAGTGCTCGAGAAGTACGATGTGGACGGCATTCATTTGGACTACATACGGTATGGGCACGCCGTGTACTGTTTCTGCCCCCACCACTATGAGAAGGCCGCCGAGCTGGGCATCGACATCGAGCGCGTGAGAGAAGCTCTAGGCAAGACGTTTTATAGCGGTTCATGGGGGGCGGCCGATCCTCAGTACGTATTCGACGCATACGAAAACGAGGCTTACCCGGAGCATCGCGACGTCAAGGCATGGGTGGACATGCGCGCTGACGAGGTGAGAGCAGCGATAGAAAGCATGCGGAGTGTCGTGAAGCAGCTGAAGCCGAACGTCGCGTTCTCGGCAAGCCTCATGCCTGAAGGCGCGCTTGCTGATTCCAAGACGTTTGCGCTGTGCCACTACGGGCAGCGGTACTGCGACGCGGACCTCTACGATTTCATTTGTCCCATGGCCTATCACGCTGACTACGGCAAGACACCTGCCTGGGTGGGGACCGTGACTCAGGGAGCCATTGCGGAGAGCGACGGAAAACCGAGAGTCTATGCCGGTGTTCAGGCCTACGGTAAGGTCACGCCTCAGGATCTGGCTGATGCCGTGAACACCGCCCGCGTGTCGGGGGCAGACGGCTTCGTTCTCTTCAAGTATGGGGATATCAGCAGCGAAGAATGGAGCGCGGTCAATCAAGCTTCTTGCGACATCGCTGAGGGCCCTCCCAGATGA
- a CDS encoding SIS domain-containing protein, translating to MLGRRYFESIRELLDAIEKTQYEAICKAADAVAESIRKGKTFHLFGTGHSHMMAEEAFCRAGGLVPVNAILEPALMLHEGPFKATAMERLEGYAEIIVEHAGIEEGDTVMVISNSGRNVVPVEVALTSKGRGALVIALTSLAHSSKVASRHSSGKRIFEIADIVIDNCGVFGDAILEVDGLSTKVSPTSTVTGAAIINMLVAEVMERLLRAGIKPPVFISSNVEGGDEHNQQWEPRFAGGYGTRR from the coding sequence GTGTTAGGTAGGAGATACTTCGAAAGCATCCGTGAACTCCTGGACGCTATAGAGAAGACGCAGTACGAGGCCATATGCAAGGCTGCCGATGCCGTGGCCGAGTCGATCCGCAAGGGCAAGACATTTCACCTGTTCGGCACAGGCCATTCGCACATGATGGCTGAAGAGGCTTTTTGCCGGGCCGGAGGACTTGTGCCAGTCAATGCGATCCTGGAACCTGCGCTAATGCTGCACGAAGGGCCCTTTAAGGCGACTGCGATGGAGCGACTCGAGGGTTACGCAGAGATCATCGTTGAACACGCGGGTATCGAAGAGGGCGACACGGTCATGGTGATCTCCAACTCCGGGAGAAACGTCGTGCCTGTGGAAGTGGCGCTTACCTCGAAGGGCCGCGGTGCACTGGTTATTGCCCTCACGTCGCTGGCTCACTCGAGCAAGGTTGCGTCGCGCCACAGCAGCGGTAAGCGGATATTCGAGATCGCCGACATAGTCATCGACAACTGCGGGGTGTTCGGGGACGCCATCCTTGAGGTGGATGGACTTTCGACCAAGGTAAGTCCCACATCAACCGTCACGGGAGCTGCGATCATCAATATGCTTGTTGCGGAAGTTATGGAGAGGCTGCTCCGGGCGGGGATAAAGCCGCCTGTCTTCATAAGCTCCAACGTGGAAGGCGGAGACGAGCACAACCAGCAGTGGGAGCCGAGGTTTGCGGGCGGATACGGGACCAGAAGGTAA
- a CDS encoding neutral/alkaline non-lysosomal ceramidase N-terminal domain-containing protein, protein MLYVGAAKTEITPALGIPMAGYRARAGVAEGVHDPLFVRVVTLDDGGRGLVLVALDLFAAGEALVASIRRETMSRLRELPGGGADVVVCATHTHAGPAGILSNSENHDRELVGAIVCKAAEAAAVAWETRRLGRIGFGSCRVQGVACNRTDSSSSFDPLVRVMKLEDVSGSPIACVINYGCHPTVLGPENLLFSRDWPGYTQDMMEASRDPIGMVMFLNGASADVSTRYTRRASSFDEAERLGRIVADGALGAARQVEYVPTQRICVLRKRVTLPCKPPVSPESASQALRKAEEELAELKASADASPGEVRRAESAVLAWQIVLERSRDPGGKKEGLQASGLADRPDPVGSAEPADSAESEAVKVVESVREGLTCEVCLLDLESAVMAFVPGEATARTGSRVARRIAEIRGLATDRVWFIGYSNGHLGYITDAEEAQGATSFSYEALMSRVTSEAAGLIEEEIANEVIKGMSDRC, encoded by the coding sequence ATGCTCTATGTCGGCGCAGCCAAAACGGAGATAACGCCTGCTCTCGGGATTCCTATGGCAGGCTATCGGGCACGGGCTGGAGTGGCCGAAGGCGTCCACGACCCCCTGTTTGTGCGGGTGGTCACGCTTGACGATGGCGGGCGCGGGCTTGTGTTGGTCGCTCTAGACTTGTTTGCGGCGGGCGAAGCCCTTGTCGCCTCCATAAGACGGGAGACTATGTCGCGCCTTCGCGAGCTGCCTGGAGGCGGTGCAGACGTGGTCGTTTGCGCCACGCACACGCACGCGGGGCCGGCGGGGATTCTCTCCAATTCCGAAAACCACGACCGTGAGCTCGTGGGCGCGATCGTGTGCAAGGCCGCGGAGGCTGCGGCTGTCGCCTGGGAGACTCGCCGCCTAGGGCGCATCGGATTCGGCTCGTGCAGGGTTCAAGGGGTTGCGTGCAACAGGACGGATTCATCGTCCAGCTTCGACCCACTAGTGAGGGTGATGAAGCTCGAGGACGTGAGCGGGAGCCCTATTGCGTGCGTCATCAATTACGGGTGCCATCCGACGGTCCTGGGCCCGGAGAACCTTCTCTTCTCTCGCGACTGGCCTGGGTACACCCAAGACATGATGGAGGCCTCACGCGACCCCATCGGCATGGTGATGTTCCTCAACGGTGCGTCTGCCGACGTGAGCACTCGCTACACGAGACGCGCCTCGAGTTTTGACGAAGCGGAACGGCTCGGCCGGATCGTGGCCGACGGCGCACTTGGTGCCGCCCGCCAGGTCGAGTACGTACCGACGCAGCGGATATGCGTGTTGCGCAAGAGGGTCACGTTGCCTTGTAAACCGCCCGTATCGCCTGAATCCGCTTCTCAGGCGCTCAGAAAAGCCGAGGAGGAACTGGCGGAACTCAAGGCCAGCGCTGACGCGTCACCTGGCGAGGTGAGGCGTGCGGAATCGGCTGTACTGGCGTGGCAGATAGTCCTGGAGAGAAGCCGGGACCCTGGGGGGAAGAAAGAAGGGCTCCAGGCATCCGGGCTCGCAGACCGTCCGGACCCCGTGGGCTCCGCGGAGCCTGCAGACTCCGCGGAGAGCGAAGCTGTCAAGGTCGTTGAAAGCGTGAGAGAAGGTCTTACATGCGAGGTGTGTTTGCTGGATCTAGAGTCTGCCGTTATGGCTTTCGTCCCCGGGGAGGCGACCGCACGAACTGGAAGCCGCGTAGCGCGGAGGATCGCCGAGATCAGAGGACTTGCGACAGACCGGGTCTGGTTTATCGGCTATTCCAACGGCCATCTCGGGTACATCACGGACGCCGAGGAGGCACAGGGGGCTACCTCCTTCTCATACGAAGCGCTCATGAGCCGTGTCACGTCTGAGGCAGCAGGCCTGATCGAAGAAGAGATCGCGAATGAGGTGATAAAGGGGATGTCGGATAGGTGTTAG
- a CDS encoding beta-N-acetylglucosaminidase domain-containing protein codes for MAFGVDIPVTLDCPDRLQGAPAERDEGDTISLDLNPEALGEASEEGYRLTISPRSEGPHVEARLVAGSPAGLLYGVQELKLRSRFENGVLEVPALDISSSPAMAVRGIKGLRWNPSDYLSIIDFLPACRFNFLMLCYGMVPEHCREWRKPYSDEHLQAVSEIVQRCNERYIRVCVAVNPSLRSDPPMCYSSEQDLALLVAKFRASYNLGVRTFALALDDINFEMTHPEDRRAYAGLGHAHVDLVRRLDDALRSLDSENKLIFCPTTYFTRYALERKDYTEALVHGLPEDVDVFWTGPEWNSTIVTGEDARLLCSLVGRKPFLWLNYPVNDYLAPHPWRLLLEPVKLSCTELPRWIKGLVSNPMRQVEASKIPLWTIGRYCWDPASYRPEAALQEAVAIVAGAEAREPLQLLVEAYTRCYDALRDTRDYAGDVAANPSSQRASEDLLMAAAIIRTLIPVVKKLLQDQRLASELEEGFNRFLAFCEAYNAWRYCCGRRLSEAATQGHDTCDARALDALKRFLRAADLARRGWDDGTLSDAAWYLQEIKAMVG; via the coding sequence ATGGCCTTCGGGGTGGATATCCCTGTAACGCTTGATTGCCCTGACCGCCTCCAAGGTGCCCCCGCCGAGAGAGACGAGGGAGATACAATCTCGCTGGATTTGAATCCTGAGGCGCTCGGGGAGGCGTCGGAGGAAGGCTACCGTTTGACCATCTCACCGAGAAGCGAGGGGCCGCACGTCGAGGCCAGGCTCGTTGCGGGGTCGCCAGCCGGCCTGCTCTATGGCGTCCAGGAACTGAAGCTGCGGTCAAGGTTCGAAAACGGCGTGCTTGAGGTTCCGGCGCTCGACATCTCGTCCTCTCCCGCCATGGCGGTGCGCGGGATAAAAGGGCTGCGGTGGAACCCATCGGATTACCTATCGATCATAGATTTCCTGCCTGCGTGTCGGTTCAATTTCCTGATGCTGTGCTACGGAATGGTGCCAGAGCACTGCCGCGAGTGGCGGAAGCCGTATTCAGACGAACATCTGCAGGCGGTTTCAGAAATAGTGCAGCGGTGCAACGAGAGGTACATTCGTGTATGCGTTGCTGTCAATCCTTCCCTTCGAAGTGACCCTCCAATGTGTTACTCAAGCGAACAGGACCTGGCGCTCCTTGTTGCGAAATTCCGGGCTTCATACAACCTCGGCGTGAGGACCTTCGCGCTTGCCCTTGATGACATCAACTTCGAGATGACACACCCGGAGGACAGGCGCGCATATGCGGGGCTGGGCCACGCGCATGTAGATCTCGTAAGGCGCCTCGACGATGCCTTGAGGAGTCTCGACTCTGAGAACAAGCTCATATTCTGTCCGACTACGTATTTCACCCGCTATGCACTTGAAAGGAAGGATTACACAGAAGCATTGGTGCACGGTCTGCCCGAGGATGTGGATGTCTTTTGGACGGGTCCCGAGTGGAACTCAACGATCGTCACCGGGGAAGATGCGCGGCTCCTCTGCTCCTTAGTTGGCAGGAAGCCGTTTCTCTGGCTGAACTACCCGGTGAATGACTATCTCGCACCACACCCCTGGCGTTTGTTGCTCGAGCCCGTGAAGCTATCGTGCACGGAGCTGCCCCGTTGGATCAAGGGTCTAGTATCTAACCCGATGCGGCAGGTGGAGGCGTCCAAGATTCCTCTGTGGACCATCGGAAGGTACTGTTGGGACCCTGCCTCGTACCGGCCTGAAGCGGCGCTGCAAGAGGCCGTTGCAATCGTCGCGGGGGCTGAGGCACGGGAGCCGCTCCAGTTGTTGGTGGAGGCCTACACGAGGTGCTATGACGCGCTTAGAGATACTCGTGACTACGCTGGTGATGTGGCGGCGAACCCCAGCTCACAGCGAGCTTCCGAAGACCTTCTCATGGCCGCAGCCATCATAAGAACCCTCATACCTGTCGTCAAGAAGCTGTTGCAAGACCAGCGCCTTGCCTCGGAGTTAGAAGAGGGCTTCAACAGGTTCTTGGCGTTCTGCGAGGCATACAACGCCTGGCGCTACTGCTGCGGACGGCGCCTTTCAGAAGCAGCCACGCAAGGCCACGATACCTGTGATGCCCGTGCTCTGGACGCCCTGAAAAGGTTCCTTCGCGCGGCAGACCTCGCAAGGCGCGGTTGGGATGACGGCACGCTTTCGGACGCCGCGTGGTACCTGCAAGAGATCAAGGCCATGGTTGGGTAG